The Elaeis guineensis isolate ETL-2024a chromosome 3, EG11, whole genome shotgun sequence region TATATACTAAGGCACTCGTGCTCTAATCACATTTAAGTGCTcgagttttcttttctttttctttgtttgctttctttttgtttttttttttttttggattgatgACAAGGTCTAGCTAACCAATAAGCTTATACCTATATCGGTGGATCGAATGCCCTCTGTCAGCCAGGAATATAGAAGGATTAGATGCTTATCCACAGAGGTGGTTACATCTTGTTATAATGTATATTAATTAATTGCCATCGTATAGATATCTGTTCTTAATTAAGTAATTATTCCGAGTTTATCCAATGCGGATCATGTAAAACACTTTCTGCCAATGCCTAAACTTGTAACAGTCTTCCAACCCCTCTCGACTCTTTTTTGATTGTCTGGAAGGAAACTTCCAAGGCCGCTGAGCTAAGCGAATAGGTGGTGCTCCAAGCACCCAGTTAAATCTTTTTGGGTCCCAACGAACATTTTCACTGGTCAATTTAATCATGAGAGAGTCTTCTTTGTATGATTGTGATCATGAGCACTAAAGGAAATGGAGTTGATGGGCAGACTGGGCCCATGTCATCATCCATGCCAGCTGTtactagctctctctctctctctcttcccccatGGGCCCTACTCTATATATGCCATTGAAACATTAATATCTCCAATTAATTGTACCATTAAGTTACATATGAACCCTTCTATCACCTACCACCACATACATTAGCATACCAATGTGTAGGAAAATAATAGAACAAACATATTAGCTGAGGTAATGAACAAAAGTGGACCTGGACAAATACTGATCTACCTAAATTAACTTGATTTGTGCTAAGTAATTTAGTGGAAGATAGTTCCGAAGTTTGAGTCTTATGCATAAATAGTGCTAAGCGCATCATGACATGATGGGATACTTGATCTCAATCTCAAACAAATTTCATGCAATGACTTGAGTTTAAAAACAACATGGTTGGTAATATGTTAAATGCTTAGTTATGGGCTTAAATCTTGAACCAAGATTTAATTCATTATATGCCATTTAGGGTGCAAGCAAGAACCAAGATTCGACCAACAGGCACCCTAAAGAActagaaaattttataatcacaTTCATATTGTCCAAAGCAGGAAGAAGACTGACAAGGAATGCAAAGAATAAGTGAACTTTGAGTTCACCTTATGTGTTAATTCCATATTAAAATGACCAAAATCGTCACATATCCTTGTCTTCATCAATCCTTGCTAACTCAAACTATCATAGTTAAGTAAGAAAAAGCAATGCTAGCTAGTTTAACTTGCGTCCTTTTGATGACAAAACATTGGCTTAAAGAGGTAGGATAATAAGGATGGTTACCAGTCAGTGATGTTTTAGCTACAATATAAGCAAATGACAAGTATGTATCCTGTAGGTACTTGCCTCTTGTATATAGATATCTTTATGTAATATTATAATGCCAATGCTTGGGGGTATGACCAACTCCAAGAAACTTGGCATATGAGGAATTCCTAAAACTGTCCCTTtatttttgatggaaaaaaacTGCCCCTTCCTAAAGAGCAACTCTACGCCTGCATCCATGCGCGCCGCACGTGCAAAGCCTTGGGCTTTGCTAAAGACCAGTAAAAGGGTATTAATGCATGAATGCACTATTGATGAGGTCATTTTGTTTGTAAGACATGTCAAGAGTTATCAGGATGCACAAATATAATGTCTACAAACCCCATGAACCCTATTCATTAATTTCCAAGGGCTAACACCTAACATAGAGAACATTATGAAACTATTTATCATGGTAGTTGGATGGCCCCCAACATAGAAATCCTTTTCCCCTTTGTTTGATATGCTCGTTCTTTAAAGCAAGAAGAAATCATACGTAGGCTGGCGGCCAGAAAGCGGATGGGGAGTCACATCTGGAGAAACGGCAGGGAAGTGCATGGGCCCAGAACACGGACCATTCCTGCTGCtgcctcttctctttttctttcttgttctTTTGCTTTCCAACCTATCACCACTGGATTGGCCAGCGGGGCATCTAAGGAATGGGAAAAGACACGGACCCAACACGCGTTGGATCCGACGTGGCACTGTAGTGATGTACATCTCTCTTTCTATCTATGTTTCTTATAAATCTTGGTTGTAGATAAGTTATTTATAATGTGGATTTTAATTGTGATTTGGTGATTATGGTCCATGCATGCAATCAATTTTGGTTGGGGCAGCTGAAGGAGACATGCATCCATAACTAAGGTGGTTGCCATGTAAGTGTTGATTTATGTTAAATGAATGAAATCTTTGTTGGTATTGAAGGACTGAGTATCTATGCAATGTACATGCAAGAAATAAAGCGCAGCAAAAATTAGATGAGCATATGCCCCTGTAGGCATATATCTTAGAACAGTCCTAGAGAAGGAAATAGAGTACATTAGGGCTGAACAAATAATTGAAACCCCAAGAAATCCATCCAATCTGACTTAATAAACATCGATTTCGGTTAATTGAATAATATAAATCGGATGgagatttataaaaaattaattatttatgatcgaGTTCGATTCCTATACTTTTAACCAGTATGAAATCGAACCTAACCGATGTAGTATTTTACAAACTCATTTTTATTTTGGGACAGCGTTGTTTAGActtcaatatttcattctaaaAAATACCCCATCACTCCTTTAGATTCATGGgaatattaatgttgaattattgatggaagcatatcaatttgagataattctTAAATAAAAGCTTTCAGATGTAGCTGTTTTcagataagtatttttttttcttgttttattttgaacagatttaaaaataagtataaaatttgtaacttataagatttagattttttttatattaaattgataaaaaaataaataaatttaaatggataatattagacttaaaatcaatattggatcAATATTGAAATCTAAACTGATACAACTTGTTCGGATCCACTGCAAATCATTCACTTCgatttcaaatgatttatatatgataaataatCGATAGTGGGTTGATTTTTCTTCAATTCGATTGGGTTCGGtcggataaaatttttctctcgatcTCATCGAATCCGATCGATGCTCAGTCCCTCATAAATTGTGACTGTACTATATTTTGTAAGGTGAGATTGTATTTATTTTGAGGCTAACAAGACATTTGGACAAGGGTGGTGGCATAGTTAAGGGAGATGGACTTTAAAAGAGTATGAAGCAATAAATGAATTAAAGTGAGatattgccttttttttttttttttttagagaagagTTAAGGTGGACACTAAGGAACAATttgagaagaaaaacaaagataaaAGATAGTTCAAAATACATGCTGGATTTCAGGGAATGAGGGTTCTCCAGACTAAGGGAATTTAACTCCATTTTTTTGGAGTATGATCACAAAGTATGGTAGGTATCACACAGCAGCAATGCCATGCTCGGAAGGGAAACACACAGCAATATTGGTCCTCATCTGGACCGCATCATTCAATTTGGTACAAGGTCTATTTTCCTTCAATCTTCTTCTTTCCTACTCTCTATCTTGTAGCAGCGTATTCCTTTCTGATTGAAGCCCCTTTCCTTCTCTTTCACTTCAACAATTTGACTTGGAGCTTATGCATCCAAGCCATCAAATCTTGGATCACGAGTTGTGCCCAAGGCCACCTAGTCGATGGGTCCACTTGGGTATCATACCAACCGAAGAAAActcatcgaaaaaaaaaaagaagaagaaaaaacaacaAAACTTGTAGCTTATGCATCCAAACCAAGGCCCACAAAATACTGCaccaaaaagtttttttttttctggtacaACACCAAAAAATTTCAATCCGTTGTTTCAAAGAAAATCTTCATAGCTTAGCAAGAAAATCTATTGTTTATTTGTAGGAATCATCCAAAAGATTCCATATTTCCATTTCCTAGCAAGACCAAAAGAGACATCACTGTCTGTCCTCTTTTACCATTGCAGAAGGAAACCACATCAGTTACCTTTTCTTTCCACCCTCATGAACCAATAAAGCTTGACATACGTTAGAACCACCAGACCATTTGCCTTGGCTTCCCCACCTTTTcgttctcccctctctctctctctctctgcacctctatgcgGCCACGTTTCACCCAAAGTACCTCTAAGTTCTTCGTTTCTTCTCTTAGCCATAATTTTGTGCGCATTTTAATTCtcccaaaaaaatctttaaaaaagtcTCTTTTTTAGTCTCCCAAATGCCCCTTGTCTCTGATCCTTGGACTCACGTCGGCATCAGCGCCTCCATTCTCTTTCTCTGCTTTCTTTCCTTCTCCGCTCAACTGCTAATTTGGGGAGCTCATGTGGTCTCTAATGGCagtttctctctccttccatttGCCTTAATTCCTCTCTGTGTGCATGCAGAtcccaagaaagagagagaaatgggAGGAAAATAAACCCTAACTAAAGGAAAAGGGaacgctctctctctttttctctccttttctcttgtatatttgcttCCTGCCTCTCCGTTTCTCTCTCACCGGCTAGACTCCCTTTTCTGAGGGCCGAGGGAGAAAGATCGAGTCTTTTCTTCTCCTTATTctttacttcttcttctttttctttccttctctcttgcTTCAGTTCTGAGCAGCGAGGAAGTGAGGGAGGGAGTAAAGTGGAGGAAATGGTTGGGGTTGGGGTCGGGACGAGGTTGTTACCAGTGTCAGCATGGAAACCAGCTGCAGTGCTTTGCTTAGAGAGCTTCAGGtcatttcctctctctctctctccccccctccccTTCTCCCCTTCCCTCCCTTCCTCGCTCTCTCTCTGATTCTGTGTTGGAATGCAACGATAGTGTGATTTCTTTTgttacttattatttttttaaaaataaatcggACTTTTTGTTTATTGATGGGTAAAAGTAAGATTTTAGTGTTTAATTTTTGGGCTATTTGGGTTCATTATGGAATTCCTCttctatttcttttatttttttttaaatttccttTGTCCTAGCATGCCGTTTTGGCCAATTTTGTTGCCAAGAGAAAATGGAAGATTTCTCATCCATGGACCAATAAATAGTAAATTTATTCTGTGGAGTGCTTTTATTCTGTGGTAGTTTGCAATTTTTTAGTTTGTTAAGGTCTTCCATATATATAGgcaaaaaatatatcttttttattCCTGAGATATATACTTGTTCGCCTTCTTGAAGAtgcttctttttatttcttccttcaatgaacttctctttttctagttGTTTGAGAAGTTCTAAATTGTGTTTTATAGGTTCTATGTAATAGAATGTTATGATGGAAGCATGCATATATATCTTATCTTTTATTCTTTTGCAAAGCCTGTCCATCAGAGAGCCTGTTAGATTAAACGGCATAGCAATTCTGGTTTTCCCTTAGTATTCATTTACTTTTACTGTGTGAGAGCAGCATATGTGGGTGGAGATAGGGGAGAGCGAAGCAGATAAAGAGCGCATGTTGTTGGAGATTGAGAGGGAGTGCTTGGGAGTGTACCGGAGGAAGGTTGATGAAGCCAGCAAGGCCAAGGCACAGCTCCATCAGTCTGtggctgccaaagaagcagaGCTTGCAGCTCTCATGGCTTCCCTTGGGGAACATACTCTCCATTTGAAGGTACACCTGCGCATCAATATACACAAAAACTAATCATAGTGATGTAGTGGAAGTATTTTGAGTCATACTAATATATGTTGGCGACAACTAATTTCCACTTCCATGCACCATATTAATTGATCATAATTGCTGAGTTCAAGTTTAGACATGGATTTAGATTTTTTGCAATGAGCAAGCACTGAAATACATTAAGACTAACTCTGGAAAGAAAACCCATCTTCTTTCTGCTTCCTCCTCTGCGATGTTCCCATTGTTATGCAGTTAAAAGTCCTCaagttttttcatttttttattggaGATACCAGATTAATCTTGATTTCATTTAGCAATGAGTGAAATAAAATGCGGACATTGATTATGGTAATGTCAGTACGAAGTATACTCGCTTTGTTTCATAACTTTCAGTTGCAACTTTTGGTTTGCACAACACTGTGGAAGCAAGAGACTGCTGTCTCTGTTATCTGTCTTCAGTTGATACTGCAGAACATGTTAGTATCCACTGTGAACCAATTTTACCAAATAAATTCACATCTAATGCATACACACacaccactctctctctctctctctctctctctctctctctatctctatctCAGTTCAGTCACATTGAATCTTTTTAAGTTCTTTAAGTTTGCATCTCAAGTTTCAATATTCACCTACCATAGAGGATCATGAATGAAGAAACTAACAGAATTTTTCACTGAGCAGCAACCCGGGGTGTCATTTTTTTCATTCAATGGTTCCCTCCAAAGATGATAGTTTCTGGCAATAGAGTATGTGGCCTGAGACTTAGTGGCAGGAAACTTCTACCTAATGTAAACgtacctacttcaaaaattcccCAGAAACTTGAACCTGCACCTGCATCCTAAGAACTTTCATATTTAAGTGTATTTAGAATATTCAGTCCCACCAACCCACTCAATATATGCTCTCGATTCTGGCAGCTATGACAAGCATGCAATCTTTTACTTGAATAACTGGAGTCTGCAAGAAACGTTTTTCATTGCCTGAGCTTATATTTGTTGCAATATGTTTGATTGTGGAGCATGTTGTCAAACTTCTCATGTCAGGTTCTTCATTGGACAGGTCTAACAATTGCCTAGCTATTCCACGTTCTTGACATTGGATATTTTGAGAGAAGAATCTATAAAAGATTTTGCATGCAGACCAAAACTAGAAGACAAAATAAAGTAGATTTATGCGTGTTAGAGTTATGTGTTTATGTACAATAGTTGTTATCCTAAATAAAGCAGGATATCTTATAATCTGATGTTGATGTGTTCGCTTAAGCTTTGGAAATATCCCATCATGCAGTGCTCCTTCCATGCTATAGTCTTGCAGTTTTCTTTCAACACAGGTTGGTACTTTAGTTCCATTAGGGACACTCTTCCTGTATCCACAATTTCGTTGTGTAtaaaagaaattgatcaaataCTAGGATCTTGCTGCCCAACAGCATaaatatcattaatttttatgAGCATGTGCATGTTTATAGACTAACAGTATTTATTGCATGCAAAGGTAAGGCTTCACTTACAAAAACTCATGTAATGTGAATTCAGTTGTTGGCTAGATATGCTAATGACCGTCTCTGGGATGTACATCAATTAGGGGTGCAATCGAGCTGAGTTGAGTCAAATAGTTGGAAGTTCGAGCTCGACTCGACTCAAAATATTCGGGCTTGAAATTCGGCTTGAGTTTGACCAAGTCTTAATATCTCAAGTTCGAGTTCGGCTCGATGAAAAATAGACAAAACTCGAGATCAACTCGACTCGACTCGAATATCAACCGAGTCATATTCGAGCTCAAGTTCAAGCTCGAAATCGAGCTTTAATCTACTAATAGTATATgtactaatatatatattataaataaaaataatattattaaaaatatatataaacttgAGTAGGCTCGCGAGCTTTCGAGCTGAGTATCCTGCTACTCGAGCTTGACTCGAAAAGCTACTCGAGCTCGATTCGACTACTCGAACTCGATAATAACCGAGTCGAATTGAGCTCAGACTTGAGTCGAGCTCGAGTAGCTCGCGAGCAGTTCGACTCGTTTGCATCCCTAACGTTGATGAACAAATAAATTCTTTTCTCAAACTCTATCCATGTCATTGTGACCCTATGCATATGCTCCTGCATTAAGCTTTTGTGCCTTATTTTATGTTCAATGTGTAGGGGTTGTCTATAGTATTGCATCTGCAGTGCAGATAATTCTATGATTTGCAGATGATACTATATATTGAAGTTCTAATGTGTCTGTGATCTCAATCTGCAATATGGGCAttgttaatatattgatatgaatcGATGAGAAGGCACGGCATccgaaaattcttttttttttcttccagccCCGCACATGGGCAAATCACCGAGGGCGGTCCGCGTGGTGCTGCACCGCCTGCGGTGCACAAAGCATTTCTCATGAATTGATTCAACCGGGATTTTTGTCTGCTAGACATGATGTGGCATAACTGTTAGCATCTTGTTGGATATTTTCTTAAGCTTGGCTGCTCATTTATTATCGATGGATAaccattttctcttcttttccccttttttcttGCTTGTGGACCAATGAATGCATATGTAGCCATTTATATGATTGCCATTGGTACAGGGCATGATGTTCAAAATAGGAATTTACATTCAAAAAGCATGTTAGATGTTTGATTCTGCAACAGTTTTACTATTGGAACATGCCGTTAGATTTCCAGCATTCATAATTTGCCTGCATTTATAGCTGAGTTGCTAAGGATATGGTAGTCATTTATTTTCATGGTATTTAACTACTGCAAACATGAAAGTTTTTGACTGCATAATGTCAAAGTCTAATTTTAACTCTGAAAGTTGAAGTTTAGGACCAGTCCTGCAGTAATTGATTACTAGATAACTTCATATGTCTGCAGAAAGACAAAAAACTGGGATCATTGAAGGAACAACTTGCTTCAGTAGCACCTTTGGTGGAAGATCTGAGAGCAGAGAAGGAGGAACGGGTCAAGCAATTTACTGATATACGATCCCAGATTGAGAAGATCAGTGCTGAACTAATAGAACATAATTATCAGAATGACACTTTGACTAGTCCTGTTTCTATTGAAGAGCATGATTTGTCAATGAGGAAGCTTAATGAATACCAAGCAAGGCTTCGGGCGCTCCAAAAGGAGAAGGTATCTTATCCCTAGCATGTTACATACTCTGCAATAATTTACTCTTGTATAGTCATCAATGCCATGTGATTGTTTTttcacccctttttttttttttttgacatcacaGCTGTAAGTGGACACAGTGgtcattttttattttaactaagcCATATTGGGATTTAAGGTTGTAGAACTATTGGTAGCTTGCTTAAATCAATAGTTTCAATCTCCTTATCATTGGAGAAAATTGAAGATATATGGGATGGAGAAGTtgttataaagaaaaattagcaCCTGTAAAATGCTTTAAGATACCCAAGGAAATGCAGGTAAGGatcttgaatatgatataatgctAAATAACTTATGATAATGTTCAAGTTATTGCACTGCTTTCACTCCTAGCTCGCAATTATTTGCCAACCATTTCATCAATTGTTACATGTATGTAGTTAACAAGAATGTGCTAATGATGAAAATGTTTAATGCTGaaatgtatcttttatatctataACAATTATGTTTAGTTGAAACAAATAAAGTAGTCTAAAGACACATGGCTTGGGATGAAGAAATATGGcatcaagttgtgaaggactaaGAATGAGGAATCAGTTAGCTTCCAATGAAATCATATTAAacccttttattgaaaaaatctGTGGTGTCATTGGCATCCTTGAGTTTCAAGTAATCGAGGGTCTTATTTATATCCCTAATGTCATAAACAATGGATGACTATTTCAAGGAGGCCTTTTGGCTTCTGCGAGATGTTATATCACTTATTACCCCCCTTTACATAAAATATCTGCAAGAGCACTTACATTCTTCTTGTCATTAAAAAAAGGGAATCTCCTCTGCTTCATTAGGAGCTTTCTGTGCAGTTGGCTGAGAATTTGTTAACAAAAGATCTTTATTGCAATTTCTTATTACCCAATAATGCTGAAAGGAAGCAAAAGTATATGCAACTTTGGTAACTCCCTTTGGTGAAGTCCTTCATTCAAGTTAAATGCATATGAACCACTATTATGAATTCAACTTGTACATTTTGATCCCTGCTAAATTATCATGCTTTGCAGGTTCATATATTTGCCCTCCAAAAGTATCATTCTTTTCCCATCTGGATATACTGAACTTGTGATCAATCTCTGAAGCTCTTTTCTCATAGAACTATGTTGAAGTACTTAACCAAATAAAGGCGCTAGTGTCTTTAATTTTACTCACATTAACTCCAAGAGTTTCTATTAAACATGAAACTGCAAATGGTTCCCTTTGACCCTCTAAAATGAGGTCACAAGAAGCGAATCTCCATTTCTGGTCACCCATCAAAGATGTGGGCAAAGAATTCTACCAACCAAGATGCCACACAAACAAGGGATCATATCTCCTTTGTGAGCATATTATTCTTCTCCAATATTCCCTCTTTCAAATCATGTTAACTTATATGGAATATGAAACCAAGAAAAACTTGTAAAAGAGAACTTCATGTAGAATAAAAGTACTCCTGTTGCTACTACTACATTTTTCATGAACAACTTTTCCATGATCTACCACTTTAAGCCTTATCTAATGGTTATTCTTTTAATAACCCAATTTAATCTCCTGATTCCGTTCTTTTCATGGGATTTCCCTTCTGCCTACTGCAGCATTCAAAACCGTTTCTATGTAATACCTtttcatcaattattttttcCTCATAATTTCATGTCAAATGCTGCAAGTTATGTGCTTGCTAGCGTATTCATCCACTTTAAATGGTAGCACTAATGCTCTGTTAATGATGTACTCTGCTGATTCCAGTCCGATCGCCTTCATAAGGTTCTGGAATGTGTAAATGAAGTGCATTCTTTATGTGGTGTTCTTGGACTGGACTTTAAAAAGACAGTGGATGAAGTGCATCCAAGTTTGCATGAGACTGGTTCAGGGCAATCCACAAGCATTAGTAATAACACACTGGAAGGTCTAGCCCAAGCTGTTTTGAAGTTAAAAGCAGAAAAGAAAGTTCGAGTCCaaaaggtaatgagaaaattttgtAGTCTTATATTTTATGTGTCTCTGTGCTATGCTCATGACCCATGCTTGCACTATAGCTAAGGGAAACAGTGGAATCACTGTTTGAACTTTGGAACTTGATGGATTCATCTGATCAAGAAAGGAAGCGCTTTGGAAGACTAACATGCATCATTGGATCACCAGAAGAGGACATCACATATTCCTGTTTGCTTTCACAGGAAACAATCGAACAGGTTTGGTTTATTGGGCTCTCATTATCTTTGAATACCACATTTGGTCCAgctagttaaatcaatattataTCCTTGACAGACAGAAGCTGAAGTGGAAAGGCTAAAAAAACTAAAAGCCAGCAGAATGAAAGAACTCGTTCTGAAGAGAAGGTCAGAATTGGAAGAAATATGCCGAAGAGCACACATTGAGCCTGATATGACTACAGCACCTGAGAAAACTAATGCATTGATAGACTCTGGTATGATACTTCTGCTTTCATCTGCTTTACAGAAGGTACTGTCACATATTTCTAGCCATTACATTATCTATCTTCTGCATGAAGGTCTTGTCGATCCTTCCGAACTTCTGGCCAATATTGAGGCACAAATAGTGAAGGCAAAAGAAGAAGCTATGATCCGGAAAGATATGATGGATAGGATAAGCAAATGGCTTGCTGCTTGTGATGAAGAAAGTTGGCTTGAAGAATACAACCAAGTAGGCTGGTTTTTCCTGATACTGAAACTCTGGCCACATGTAGATGCAGTACAGAAATCATGCGTGCATGCAACCACACGTGCAAGTGTGCACACACACATACAGATGCTTATTCTTTAACAAATGTTCTCTAGGTTTTGCTAACAAATACTTGATCTTTATTCTTGAGTTTATGCCTGTTGCAAAGCTAAAGTTGGCACTTTCACCTGGGGTGCAGGACCAGAACAGGTACAGTGCTGGAAGAGGTGTCCATTTGAATCTAAAACGAGCAGAGAAGGCACGGATCACTGTCAGCAAAATTCCAGGTACTTTATTTCCCCAAACCAtgtatcatcctagtaatagacaGCTATGTCAGAGCTGACTGGAGATATTATTCACAGCCATTGTGGATAGTCTGATAAACAGAACTTTCACCTGGGAGAATGAGAGGAATATGCCATTCATGTATGATGGGGTGAGTTAGGTTTTCCTCTTGTTTTCATAtggatatttgattttatttattccTCCCAAGCTTTTCATTTGGTTAATAACATTTTCAGGTTCGTTTAGTATCTATTCTTGAGGAGTATAAACTTACCAGACAAcagaaagaagaggagaaaagacGATATCGGGTAGATTTTGCTTGCCAAGATGCCACTGTTAATCCATCACTATAGACAAGCAGTGAATTGATCATTCATCTGCCTTTACCTGTTGCAGGATCAGAAGAAGCTACAAAATCTACTTCTTACAGAGAAGGAAGCAAGATTTGGGTCCAAACCAAGCCCAAGGAGCAACAGTTTTAATAGAAAGCCAAATGGGTATCATGTAAATGGAAATGGATTCATGACCCCCACTCCACGGCGGCTTTCTGTTGGTAGTGCCACCCCCGAACTCCTTACACCACGCTCGTATTCTGGTCGTTACAATGGATACTTTAAGGAGACGAGGCGGTTGTCAACCACACCACTGAACTTTGTTTCTTTATCAAAAGATGATACCTTGTCGACCTTCACATCAGTCAGTGGTTCAGAACCAGA contains the following coding sequences:
- the LOC105032762 gene encoding 65-kDa microtubule-associated protein 6, producing METSCSALLRELQHMWVEIGESEADKERMLLEIERECLGVYRRKVDEASKAKAQLHQSVAAKEAELAALMASLGEHTLHLKKDKKLGSLKEQLASVAPLVEDLRAEKEERVKQFTDIRSQIEKISAELIEHNYQNDTLTSPVSIEEHDLSMRKLNEYQARLRALQKEKSDRLHKVLECVNEVHSLCGVLGLDFKKTVDEVHPSLHETGSGQSTSISNNTLEGLAQAVLKLKAEKKVRVQKLRETVESLFELWNLMDSSDQERKRFGRLTCIIGSPEEDITYSCLLSQETIEQTEAEVERLKKLKASRMKELVLKRRSELEEICRRAHIEPDMTTAPEKTNALIDSGLVDPSELLANIEAQIVKAKEEAMIRKDMMDRISKWLAACDEESWLEEYNQDQNRYSAGRGVHLNLKRAEKARITVSKIPAIVDSLINRTFTWENERNMPFMYDGVRLVSILEEYKLTRQQKEEEKRRYRDQKKLQNLLLTEKEARFGSKPSPRSNSFNRKPNGYHVNGNGFMTPTPRRLSVGSATPELLTPRSYSGRYNGYFKETRRLSTTPLNFVSLSKDDTLSTFTSVSGSEPESPQQL